Proteins from a single region of Pseudomonas phenolilytica:
- the uraD gene encoding 2-oxo-4-hydroxy-4-carboxy-5-ureidoimidazoline decarboxylase, producing the protein MSAFKTIKPSTLDRDAFVAAFADVYEHSPWVAETVYDAGVDATLDDIDVMHRRLSQVMLAADHATQLALVNAHPDLAGKAAIRGELTAASTNEQAGAGIHECTAEEFARFTELNDAYKARFGFPFIMAVKGSDRHQILAAFEERIHNSPEQEFARALAEINKIARFRLEAM; encoded by the coding sequence ATGAGCGCGTTCAAGACCATCAAGCCTTCGACTCTCGACCGCGACGCCTTCGTCGCCGCCTTTGCCGATGTCTACGAGCACTCGCCGTGGGTCGCCGAAACCGTCTACGACGCCGGCGTCGACGCCACGCTGGACGACATCGACGTCATGCACCGCCGCCTGTCGCAGGTCATGCTCGCCGCCGACCACGCCACCCAGCTGGCACTGGTCAACGCCCACCCGGATCTCGCCGGCAAGGCCGCCATCCGCGGCGAGCTGACCGCAGCAAGCACCAACGAGCAGGCCGGCGCCGGCATCCACGAATGCACCGCCGAGGAGTTCGCCCGCTTCACCGAACTCAACGATGCGTACAAGGCCAGGTTCGGCTTCCCCTTCATCATGGCGGTCAAGGGCAGCGACCGGCACCAGATCCTCGCCGCGTTCGAGGAGCGCATCCACAACAGCCCCGAGCAGGAATTCGCCCGGGCGCTGGCGGAGATCAACAAGATCGCCCGGTTCCGGCTGGAGGCGATGTAA
- the puuE gene encoding allantoinase PuuE, whose translation MSADYPRDLIGYASNPPHPQWPGEARIALSFVLNYEEGGERCVLHGDKESEAFLSEMVAAQPLQGVRHMSMESLYEYGSRAGVWRLLRLFKRHDIPLTIFAVAMAAQRHPEVIKAMVADGHEICSHGYRWIDYQYMDEAEEREHMLEAIRILTELTGERPLGWYTGRTSPNTRRLVREEGGFLYDSDTYDDDLPYWDPDSAPVKPHLVIPYTLDTNDMRFTQVQGFNSGDDFFNYLKDAFDVLYAEGCEGAPKMLTIGMHCRLLGRPARMAALARFIDYVKGHEKVWFARRVDIARHWHTTHPMTAERNA comes from the coding sequence GTGAGCGCCGACTACCCCCGCGACCTAATCGGTTACGCCAGCAACCCGCCCCACCCTCAATGGCCAGGCGAGGCTCGTATCGCCCTGTCCTTCGTGCTCAATTACGAGGAAGGCGGCGAACGCTGCGTGCTGCATGGCGACAAGGAATCCGAGGCTTTCCTCTCCGAGATGGTCGCCGCGCAGCCGCTGCAGGGCGTGCGTCACATGAGCATGGAATCGCTTTATGAATACGGCAGCCGCGCCGGCGTCTGGCGCCTGCTCCGGCTGTTCAAGCGCCACGACATTCCGCTGACCATCTTCGCCGTCGCGATGGCCGCCCAGCGCCACCCGGAAGTGATCAAGGCGATGGTCGCCGACGGTCACGAGATCTGCAGCCACGGCTATCGCTGGATCGACTACCAATACATGGACGAGGCCGAGGAGCGCGAGCACATGCTCGAGGCCATCCGCATCCTCACCGAACTGACCGGGGAACGCCCGCTGGGCTGGTACACCGGCCGCACCAGCCCCAACACCCGGCGCCTGGTACGCGAGGAAGGCGGCTTTCTCTACGACTCGGACACCTATGACGACGACCTGCCCTACTGGGACCCCGATTCGGCGCCGGTCAAGCCACACCTGGTGATCCCCTACACGCTGGACACCAACGACATGCGCTTTACCCAGGTGCAGGGCTTCAACAGCGGCGACGACTTCTTCAATTACCTGAAGGACGCCTTCGACGTGCTCTACGCCGAAGGCTGCGAAGGCGCACCAAAGATGCTGACCATCGGCATGCACTGCCGCCTGCTCGGGCGTCCGGCGCGCATGGCCGCGCTGGCTCGCTTCATCGACTACGTGAAGGGGCATGAGAAGGTCTGGTTCGCCCGCCGCGTCGATATCGCGCGCCACTGGCACACCACCCACCCCATGACTGCGGAGCGCAACGCATGA
- the uraH gene encoding hydroxyisourate hydrolase gives MGRLTTHVLDAAHGCPGSGIKVTLFRVEGQGLELVATRETNADGRCDSPLLEGDDYRSGVYQLHFQAGDYYRRRGVTLGAPAFLDEVVLRFGIDAGQDHYHVPLLISPYSYSTYRGS, from the coding sequence GTGGGACGTTTGACCACACACGTACTGGATGCGGCGCACGGTTGTCCGGGCAGCGGCATCAAGGTGACGCTGTTTCGCGTCGAAGGGCAGGGCCTGGAATTGGTCGCTACCCGCGAAACCAATGCCGACGGCCGTTGCGACAGCCCCTTGCTGGAAGGGGACGACTACCGCTCGGGCGTCTACCAGCTGCATTTCCAGGCGGGCGATTACTACCGGCGCCGCGGTGTGACGCTGGGCGCGCCGGCGTTTCTCGATGAGGTGGTGCTCAGATTCGGTATCGATGCCGGGCAGGATCACTATCACGTGCCACTGCTGATTTCGCCGTACAGCTATTCCACCTATCGGGGTAGCTGA
- a CDS encoding LysE family translocator — protein MSLETWLLYASAALVVILIPGPLSLLMISNSLNYGVRRSWPAFLGGVTASILLLSASALGLGAILLASERLFSALKLIGALYLFYLAWQSWQEARQAPAARAIETPALAPRFGRLFGRAFMLGGSNPKDILFFAAFLPQFLSAGQPLLPQLLVMIVTWAVLDLCCKLAYGQGAQGAARYLRTGRGHVWFNRTSAALFGGAGAASLMSR, from the coding sequence ATGAGTCTGGAAACCTGGTTGTTGTATGCGAGTGCGGCGCTGGTGGTGATTTTGATCCCCGGTCCGCTGTCGCTGTTGATGATCAGCAACAGCCTGAACTACGGCGTGCGCCGTTCGTGGCCGGCCTTTCTCGGCGGGGTCACGGCCTCGATCCTCCTGCTCAGCGCCTCGGCGCTGGGGCTCGGCGCCATCCTGCTGGCGTCGGAGCGACTGTTCAGCGCGCTGAAGCTGATCGGTGCGCTGTACCTGTTCTATCTCGCCTGGCAGAGCTGGCAGGAGGCACGCCAGGCCCCGGCCGCGCGAGCAATCGAAACCCCGGCGCTGGCACCGCGCTTCGGTCGGCTGTTCGGACGGGCGTTCATGCTGGGAGGCAGCAACCCGAAGGACATCCTGTTCTTCGCGGCCTTCCTGCCGCAGTTTCTCAGCGCCGGGCAGCCGTTGCTGCCACAGTTGCTGGTGATGATCGTGACCTGGGCGGTGCTCGATCTGTGCTGCAAACTGGCCTACGGGCAGGGCGCGCAGGGCGCGGCGCGCTACCTGCGCACCGGGCGCGGGCACGTATGGTTCAACCGGACCAGCGCGGCGCTGTTTGGAGGGGCCGGGGCGGCGTCTCTGATGAGTCGGTGA
- a CDS encoding NCS2 family permease → MENITQEQRATPAQHRAPGRLDRFFKLSEHRTSVRTELLAGLTTFVTMAYIIFVNPNIMAEAGVDHGAAFVATCIGAALGCFLMGLYANWPVGLAPGMGLNAFFTYTVVGEMGYSWQIALGAVFISGVLFVFMSLSKIREWLLNSIPMSLRFAMGAGVGLFLGLIGLKTAGIVVDSPATLLTLGSFGEPSALLAGICFLLIAVLSHRNVFGAILIAMLTVTAIGWAFGLVEYRGLVSMPPSLAPTWLAMDILGALDVAMISVILAFLFVNMFDTAGTLMGVAHRANLVDDEGRIKDLSRALKADSTSSVVGAFVGCPPVTSYVESASGVAAGGRTGLTAITVGLLFLAAMFLAPLAGMIPAYATAGALIYVAMLMMSGMAHIDWKDHTDTIPAIVTVVMMPLTFSIANGIALGFLTYATLKLLTGQRDKVSISLYVLCVIFIAKFAFL, encoded by the coding sequence GTGGAAAACATCACGCAGGAACAGCGGGCCACCCCGGCGCAGCACCGGGCGCCCGGCCGACTCGATCGCTTCTTCAAGCTCAGCGAACACCGCACCAGCGTGCGTACCGAACTGCTCGCAGGCCTGACCACGTTCGTCACCATGGCCTACATCATCTTCGTCAACCCGAACATCATGGCCGAAGCCGGCGTCGACCACGGTGCCGCCTTCGTCGCCACCTGCATCGGCGCGGCGCTGGGCTGCTTCCTCATGGGTTTGTACGCCAACTGGCCGGTCGGCCTGGCACCGGGCATGGGCCTCAACGCGTTTTTCACCTACACGGTGGTCGGCGAGATGGGCTACAGCTGGCAGATCGCGCTGGGTGCGGTGTTCATCTCCGGCGTGCTGTTCGTCTTCATGAGCCTGTCGAAGATCCGCGAATGGCTGCTCAACAGCATTCCGATGAGCTTGCGCTTCGCCATGGGCGCCGGCGTCGGACTGTTCCTCGGGCTGATCGGCCTGAAGACCGCCGGCATCGTGGTGGACAGCCCCGCCACGCTGCTGACGCTGGGTTCGTTCGGCGAGCCTTCGGCGCTGCTCGCCGGCATCTGCTTCCTGCTGATTGCCGTGCTCAGCCATCGCAACGTATTCGGCGCGATCCTGATCGCCATGCTGACCGTTACCGCCATCGGCTGGGCCTTCGGCCTGGTGGAGTACCGCGGTCTGGTGTCGATGCCGCCGAGCCTGGCGCCGACCTGGCTGGCGATGGATATCCTGGGTGCACTGGACGTGGCGATGATCAGTGTGATCCTCGCGTTCCTCTTCGTGAACATGTTCGACACCGCCGGCACGCTCATGGGCGTCGCGCATCGCGCCAACCTGGTGGATGACGAGGGCCGCATCAAGGACCTGTCGCGCGCGCTGAAGGCCGACAGCACCTCCAGCGTGGTCGGCGCGTTCGTCGGCTGCCCACCGGTGACCAGCTACGTGGAAAGTGCCTCGGGCGTCGCCGCCGGCGGCCGCACCGGACTTACCGCGATCACGGTCGGGTTACTGTTTCTCGCCGCCATGTTCCTCGCCCCGCTGGCCGGCATGATTCCGGCCTACGCCACCGCCGGCGCACTGATCTATGTGGCCATGCTGATGATGAGTGGCATGGCGCACATCGACTGGAAAGATCACACCGACACCATCCCGGCCATCGTGACCGTGGTGATGATGCCGCTGACCTTTTCCATCGCCAACGGCATCGCGCTGGGTTTTCTCACCTACGCCACGCTGAAGCTGTTGACCGGCCAGCGCGATAAGGTGTCGATCAGCCTGTACGTGCTGTGCGTGATCTTCATCGCCAAGTTCGCGTTCCTCTGA
- a CDS encoding GntR family transcriptional regulator, producing the protein MNEQLQPLKKPTRSGKGRTGTQDDIVYAHIFDAILEQRLAPGTKLSEEALGEIFGVSRTIIRRALSRLAHEGVVLLRPNRGAVVASPSVDEARQIFFARRLVERAITELAVQHASGAQLAELRQMVSDERDCFARGDRGAGIRLSGEFHLKLAEAAKNAPLISFQRSLISQTSLIIAQYESGSRSHCSYDEHNELIDAIAARDTELAVRLMLHHMDHIDSKLNLEEDSASGDLHAVFSHILGKNGKVAKKR; encoded by the coding sequence ATGAACGAACAACTGCAGCCGCTGAAGAAACCAACACGCTCGGGCAAGGGCCGGACCGGAACCCAGGACGATATCGTCTACGCGCACATATTCGACGCCATCCTCGAACAGCGGCTGGCCCCGGGCACCAAGCTCAGCGAAGAAGCGCTGGGGGAAATTTTCGGCGTCAGCCGTACCATCATTCGCCGTGCGCTGTCGCGACTCGCCCATGAGGGTGTGGTGCTGCTGCGGCCCAATCGCGGCGCGGTGGTGGCCAGCCCGAGCGTCGACGAGGCGCGGCAGATCTTCTTTGCCCGCCGGCTGGTCGAGCGTGCGATCACCGAGCTCGCGGTACAGCACGCCAGCGGCGCCCAGCTGGCCGAGCTGCGACAGATGGTGAGCGACGAACGCGACTGCTTCGCCCGCGGTGACCGCGGCGCCGGCATCCGCCTGTCCGGCGAGTTTCACCTCAAGCTGGCCGAGGCGGCAAAGAACGCCCCGCTGATCAGCTTCCAGCGCAGCCTGATCTCGCAGACATCGCTGATCATCGCGCAGTACGAAAGCGGAAGCCGCTCGCACTGCTCCTACGACGAGCACAACGAACTGATCGATGCCATTGCCGCACGCGATACCGAACTGGCCGTGCGCCTGATGCTGCATCACATGGATCACATCGACAGCAAGCTCAACCTCGAAGAGGACAGCGCCTCGGGCGACCTGCACGCGGTGTTCTCGCACATCCTCGGCAAGAACGGCAAAGTCGCAAAGAAGCGCTGA
- a CDS encoding IclR family transcriptional regulator: MTDDTRFHPAAMAPPIVASPAKRIEALTGDPNFMTSLARGLAVIHAFQERKRHLTIAQISHRTEIPRAAVRRCLHTLMKLGYVTTDGRTYSLLPKVLTLGHAYLSSTPLALTAQPILDHLSEQLHEACSMATLEGDEVLYVARSATPQRLISVDLSVGSRLPAYCTSMGRILLAALDDTALDEYLERADLQVKTSRTLHTPEALRASIAEIRRQGWVIVDQELEVGLRSLAVPLKDSAGQVLAALNVGTHAGRVSRQELETRFLPVLLEASRELSTRLFH; encoded by the coding sequence ATGACCGACGACACGCGCTTCCATCCCGCCGCGATGGCGCCGCCCATCGTCGCCTCGCCGGCCAAGCGCATCGAAGCGCTGACCGGCGATCCCAATTTCATGACCTCGCTGGCGCGCGGGTTGGCGGTGATCCACGCCTTCCAGGAACGCAAGCGCCACCTGACCATCGCGCAGATCAGCCATCGCACCGAAATTCCCCGCGCCGCCGTGCGCCGCTGTCTGCACACGCTGATGAAGCTCGGCTACGTCACCACCGACGGGCGCACCTATTCGCTGCTGCCCAAGGTATTGACGCTGGGGCATGCCTATCTGTCCTCGACGCCGCTGGCGCTGACCGCGCAACCGATCCTCGATCATCTCAGCGAGCAGCTGCACGAAGCCTGTTCGATGGCCACGCTGGAAGGTGACGAGGTGCTCTACGTCGCGCGCTCAGCCACGCCACAGCGGCTGATCTCGGTGGACCTGTCGGTGGGCAGCCGACTGCCGGCGTATTGCACGTCGATGGGCCGCATCCTGCTGGCGGCGCTGGACGACACGGCGCTCGACGAATACCTCGAACGCGCCGACCTGCAGGTCAAGACCAGCCGCACCTTGCACACGCCCGAGGCACTGCGGGCGAGCATCGCGGAAATCCGCCGTCAGGGCTGGGTCATCGTCGACCAGGAGCTGGAAGTTGGCCTGCGCTCGCTGGCGGTTCCGCTCAAGGATTCCGCCGGCCAGGTGCTGGCCGCGCTGAACGTCGGCACCCATGCGGGACGTGTCTCGCGTCAGGAGCTGGAGACGCGTTTCCTGCCGGTGCTGCTCGAAGCCAGTCGCGAACTGAGCACGCGGCTATTTCATTGA